TCCAATGAATCCTTCAAATTCGTGGGGAGAAATCTCACCAAGCCCTTTAAATCTAGTTATTTCAGGTTTTCCTCCAAGTTTTCGTATTGCCTTCTGTTTTTCGTCATCTGAATAGCAGTAAAAAGTTTCCTTCTTATTTCGCACTCTAAATAGCGGTGTTTGGAGTATATAAAGGTGGCCTCCTCTCACTACATCAGGAAAAAACTGTAAAAAGAAAGTTAACAACAATAATCTAATATGAGAGCCATCCACATCCGCGTCGGTAGCTATTACCACTTGGCTATATCTAAGACCGTCCATGCCGTCTTCTATATTGAGAGCATGCTGCAATAAATTAAATTCTTCATTCTCATAAACCACCTTCTTTGATAAACCAAAACAGTTTAAAGGTTTCCCTCTTAAACTAAATACTGCTTGTGTTTCTGGACTTCTTGCTTTGGTAATACTACCAGATGCTGAGTCTCCTTCTGTGATAAAGAGTGTTGTATTTAATCTGTCTTCATATTTTACATCAGTCAAATGATACTTACAGTCTCTTAGTTTTTTATTATGCAAACTAGCCTTCTTAGCACGCTCATTTGCTAATTTCTTAACACCCGCTAACTCTTTCCTCTCTCTTTCAGACTGTTCTATTCGCTTCTTCAAAGCGTCCTTAGTCTCAGGATTCATATGAAGGAAGTTATCAAACTTCTCTTTCACAAAGTCATTGATAAAAGTCCTTACAGTTTGAGCATTATCCTCAGGCGAAATAGTAATGGAACCTAGCTTGGTTTTAGTCTGCGACTCAAAAACTGGTTCTTGTACTCTTATTGATATGGCTCCAATTATAGATGCTCTAATATCCTCCGCTGCATAGTCTTTACCATAATGGTCTCTTACCGTCTTTACTATTGCTTCTTTAAAAGCAGACAAGTGAGTACCACCTTGCGTCGTATTTTGACCATTTACAAAAGAAGAATACTCTTCACCATATTGGTTACTATGCGTAAGAGCCATCTCAATATCGGCCCCCTTTAAATGAACAATTGGATATCTAAGGTTAGCTTCTTCCGTTTTTCTAAGAAGCAAATCCAAAAGACCATTCTGAGAAATAAACTTTTTCCTATTAAAACTGATAGTTAAGCCAGCATTCAAATAGCAGTAATTCCATATCATACTTTCTATATACTGCGGTATGTAATGGTAATTCTTAAAAACTGTACTATCCGGCACAAACTCTATTAACGTACCATTCTTCTCACTGCTAACCTCTAGCTTTGATTCCTCTTGAAGCACCCCAACATTAAATTCAGCCCAAGCCGACTGCCCTTCTCTAAAAGCTTGCACCCTAAAGAAAGAAGAAAGGGCATTCACCGCTTTGGTACCAACCCCGTTTAGACCAACAGACTTCTGAAAGGCCTTGCTGTCATATTTTGCTCCAGTATTAATCTTTGAAACTACATCAACTACCTTACCTAAGGGAATTCCACGACCATAATCTCGAACAGTTACAGTACCGTCATCAATTACAATGCTTATGGATTTCCCATGCCCCATAGCATACTCATCAATACAGTTATCCATTACTTCTTTGAGTAATACATAAATACCGTCGTCGGCAGACGCACCATCACCCAACTTTCCGATATACATCCCAGGTCTAAGTCTAATATGCTCTTTCCAATCTAGTGAGCGAATACTGTCCTCGTTGTATTGCGGTTCTTTTTCTTCAGCCATTGTTATTCTATCAGCGGTATTATAATTATTAAATCTTTAACCAATATTTAAAACCTCATTGAGTTCTAAAAACCAAAAATCTTCCGTTATTTTGCAGGAATTTAATACTAATAAAGACCCAAAAGTGGTTTACAGTTTATTTAAACGTTTGTCTATGAATTTGTCCAAAGTTAGGAATTCAGATTTAATCTCGAAAGTTCTAATTGGTATTATACTTCTCACTTTTTTTTCAAGCTCAGGTTGGGCTCAAACCTACCCAGGTTATCCACAAAATATACCAACCAATGGGACGGTAATACCCGGCTACCCACAGCAAGGTATACCAACAGGACAAGTTCCCAATAAAACAGGTACTCAAACAGCCGATGATGGTTTTAGAACCAATGGCTTAACAGATGAAGCAGCAGAAGCCATGACTCATGAAGACTCTGTAGCCCTTGTTATGGAAGAGAGAGAGATGGAAGACATCGCTGTCGAAACACTCAGAAGAAAGATATTTGGTTATAAACTTTTCAATCTTCAAAACTTTGACCCTAATGCTGTTCATAATATCCCAACGCCTAATAATTATGTTTTGGGAGCTAATGACGAGCTTATAATTGACATTTACGGTTACCTTCAAGAGCATCAAGAAGTAGTTGTAAATACCGACGGTTATATTACTTTAAATAGAGCTGGCCTTATTAAGGTTGCGGGGCAAACGATAGAAGATGCTACGGTCAACATAAAAAATGCTTTATCTAAAATATATCCAAGCCTTAGAAATGGGGATATGAAGCTTAAAATATCTTTAGGAGATGTTAGAAGTATTAAAGTAAGCATTACAGGGGAGGCTGTGGCACCTGGGACTTATACAATGAGTTCTTTAAGTACAGTGAGTTCTGCTCTTTACAGGAGTGGCGGCCCAAACGAAATAGGTTCTTTCAGACAAATTAAAGTAATAAGGAATAATAGCACCGTAGCTACCCTTGACCTTTATGATGTTTTAATGAAAGGCTTTTCAAAAGATGATATCCTTTTAAAAGACCAAGATGTTATACTCATTGGACCTTATATCAATAGAGTAATAGTAGGCGGAAACACTAAACGAAAAGGTTATTTTGAACTTCTACCTAATGAAACCCTATCAGACGCGATTAGCTACGCTGGTGGTTTTGGAACTCAATCTTATACGCACAGACTTAAAATTTATAGAAACACAAGTAAAGAAAAGGAGATAGTAGACGTATTAAGTCAAAACTACCCAAGCTTTACTATGGCAAATGGAGACTCTTTGTTTGTCAATGAGGTCTTAGAGCGTTTTTCAAATCTTGTAAGCATTGAAGGAGCAGTTTACAGACCAGGAGAGTATTCCTTAAATAGCAATCCTACTTTAAATTCTTTAATTGAATCATCTGATGGATTAATGGATGATGCTTTAATGGGGAGAATTTCTTTGGTAAGAACTAATGCTGATTTATCAACAGAGAATCTATCTGTAAATTATAAAGACATTCTTTCAGGAACTGCTCCAGACGTTCCATTGAAAAGAGAAGATTTAATTATCGTTCCTTCCATATTTGATTTAACAGAAGTAGCTTTTGTTAGAATTCAAGGAGCTATAAATAATGAAGATGCAGAAGAGGGTGTTGAACTACCTTACGCTAAAAATCTAACATTAGAAGACGTTATCGTGAGGGTTGGTGGCTTAACTGAAGCTGCAAGTTTGTCTAGAATTGAAATTGTACGTAGAAAGAGAAACGTTGACATTACTAAAGTAAACGCCCAAATATCTGACATTATCAGGTTAGATGTTACCCCAGACTTAGAAGTAGTTAGTGGAAAAGAAAACTTAGTTCTTCATCCATTTGATGAAATATTTGTTCGTTCTTCTCCTAATTATGAAGAGCAAACTTATGTTAAAATTGAAGGTGAAGTCTTTTATCCATCAACCTATGGAATTGCAAGCAAGGACGAGAAGATTTCTGACTTGATTAAACGTGCAGGAGGTTTGACTTTGCAAGCTTATAGCCCTGGTGCGACATTAGTTAGAACTGTACAACTTTCCGCATTAGAGTTAGCACAAAAGAGAAAAACGCTAGATGGTTTAACTACTAGTGCCACAGAAACACAAGTTATTGAGATAGATGAAATAGAAGAGACCAGAGAAGAGTCTATTGATATTGACTTAGCTGCTATCCTTAGAAGCCCTGGAACAGTGGGTGACTTAACTCTTCAGGATGGTGACCTAATCAAAGTTCCTAAGCTATTGGAAACTATAAGGATTCAAGGCGAAGTACTATATCCTACCACTGTGAAATTCATGAAAGGATCTGCCTTTAAAAACTATATTTCAGGAGCTGGAGGGTTCACCAAAAGGTCTATGAGAAGAAAGTCATATGTTCTTTACCCAAATGGTTCTGTTGACAGAACTAGAAAGTTTTTAGTTTTTAACATTTATCCGAAAATTGAACCTGGCTCTGAAATAATAGTACCTCAAAAAGCTCAAAACAATGCAGATCAATTAGCGGGTTTTGCCAATATATTAGGAACGCTTAGTGCTACCCTAGGTACAATATTCAGTATTTATGGATTCATCAGTCTTGGTAAATAGTTTAAATAGCCCTTATGGAATTAGATAGTAACACAGAACGTCAGATTTCTACAAAAGAACTGATGAGTCAATTCTTTGACTTTTTAGATCTTTTGGCCAGTAAATGGAGAGTTTGGCTCGCAGCACTTTTAATAGGTGCTTCCCTAAGCCTTACTTTAGATTTTTTTGTTGAAGACGAAAGCCTTTATAGAAGTACCATTATTTTCAACCTCGAATTAGGAGGAGGCAATGGACAAAGCCAATTAGGTGGTTTAGCTAGTTCTTTTGGTATTTTCAATCAAAGCTCAGCTTCTAGCGGAGATCTTTTTACTGCTCAAAATTTCCCGACCTTGCTAAGGTCTAGAGCTGTAATGGAAAGAGCTCTTATGAAAACCGTAGTAGTTAACGGCGACTCGCTTTTAATGATAAACTACATTGCAGATAGTAGTAACATCAAAACAAATGAATGGGGTGGTAGCCTGTTTAGAAAACCCTTTCAAACGGCCATTGACCACAAATTTGAGGATAAAGATATTAGTGAGTTTTCAGAACTTGAGAACTTAATGGTTAATGCTATCTATGATAAAGTAAAGGAAACTACATCCGTAGAACTGGTAGAAACAACGAGCAGTATTATGGTTTTGACAGCAAAACTTACCAATGAAATGCTTGTTAAAAAGTGGGTAGAAGCGGTCCTAGAAACAACAGAGGAGTTTTATGTAGAAATGAAAACTAAAAAAACTCGAGAACTCTTAAAAACCCAAATAGAACAATTAGACAAACTAGAGTCTGAACTTTCAAGGACTGATAGCCGAATGGCAAGACTAAACTTTGAAAACCCTAATTTAGTTGACCCTAGAGGTAATTTTAACCAAACACAGACTCAGAGGCAAAGTAGTTTCTTATCTACTCAATACCTTACTCAGCTAAATACTATTAAAGCTCTGGAAAGGGTGATAATTGAACAAACGCCAATCTTCACTATTGTAGAAGAAACAAGATTGCCTTTAGAAAGAGAAGATGCTGAAACTGGTTTAAACTTAAAATTGAGTAGTTTAGCATTTCTTGTACTTACCATTATAGTTATAAGTTTGGCAGATTCTTATAAAAAAATCATGCAAGATTAAAACAGGAGTATTTTGGACAATAAGAAAGTAAAAGTTATATCTTCATATCCCTCATTTTGGGACTACTGGAAAGAAGTATTTGATTATCGTGAGTTGTTTTGGATTCTCGCTAAACGAGATATCATGGTTAGGTACAAGCAAACCATCTTTGGTGTTTTGTGGAGTATCTTAAGACCATTGATTTCTTCCATGGTTTACGTTTTTGGAGTAAACAGAATTGGTACACTCGGAGAAAACTCTGAGATACCTTATATTCTAGTTATTCTATCAGGAAACATACTGTGGCTCTTTTTCTCACAGTCACTTATGACTATAAGTTTAAGTGTGGTGACCAATAATAACTTGGTTTCAAAGGTCTTTTTTCCAAGAATTATCATACCGTTTAGTTCCTTCTTTTTGGGGCTTTTGGATGTAATTATTGGTATGTGTGTGTTTATTGGTTTCTGTTTTTACTACAGTTATATACCAGATTACAAAGTATTTTTTGCACCCCTCTTTATCATTTTAGCCTATATGGCAGCAAGTGGTGTGGGGCTTTTTGCATCCGTACTTAACGTAAAATACAGAGACATTGGCCAGCTTATCCCTTTTGTAATAAGTTTTGGTTTGTTCATCTCGCCTGTACTATATACTACAGATACGGTTGCCTCTCACTGGACCTATAAGCTTTTTGTACTTAATCCTGTTACAGGCTGTATTGACGCTTTCAGATGGGCTCTTTTAGGAGATGCTTATGCTTTTAATTGGGATAGTTTTATCCCTCTCTTAATATTTTGTTTTGTTACGCTTTTTGTGTCAATTCGTTACTTTAGAAAACACGAAAGTTCGTTTGTAGATTACATCTAATATTTTATGCCTGCTATAGAAATAAAAAACGCTTCAAAAAGCTACCTTATTAAACATAAGCTTAGTAAGAGTAATACGCTTAGAGAAGATATAGTCAATTTTTCAAAGTCGGTTTTCTCCAAAAAGAATCCGTCTGAGAAAGAGCTCTTTTGGGCTTTAAAGAACATAAATTTAACTGTAGAAAGAGGTGATAGATTAGGTGTAATTGGCTCTAACGGAGCTGGAAAGTCAACATTACTTAAAATCTTAAGTAGAGTTACTGCACCTACTACAGGTGAAATAAGGATTCAAGGTAGAATGGCCAGCCTCTTAGAGGTAGGAACAGGTTTTCATCCTGAACTTACCGGTAGAGAAAACATCTATTTAAATGGCTCTATTCTTGGCATGAAAAACCATGAGATATATGCTCAGTTTGATGCCATCGTAGAGTTTGCAGGTATTGAACAGTTCTTAGATACCCCTGTTAAAAGATATTCCTCTGGAATGTACGTACGCTTGGGTTTTGCCATTGCTGCTCATCTAGAGCCAGAAATTCTAATAGTTGATGAAGTTTTGGCGGTTGGAGATGCTGATTTCCAAAAGAAAAGTATTGGCAAAATGCGTGATGTGTCTAAAAGTGGAAGAACCATTCTATTTGTAAGTCACAATCTAACTGCCGTTCAAAATCTTTGTAATAAGGGAGCATTCCTTAGAAAAGGCGAACTTATTGATTCAGGCGAAATAAACTCGGTTATAAATAACTACGTTCAAAACGTGGCTTCCTTTCAAATCAAACAAGAATGGGAAGACCAGTCAAAAGCACCTGGTGACAATGGAATCTTAGCGAAGCGAATAGAGCTAAAGTCCAGTGAAGAACTAGAGTCTGGAACACAGCTCACCACAGCCACACCTTTAAAGGTAGAGTATGAGTTTTGGAATGACCATGATGATGTAAAACTTAATGTGAGCATTTTTCTTTATACCATGACTGGGCAGTGTATTTTTAATATTGCCAACGAAGGTAAAATATATAAGAAAGGACTTATAGCTACGGAATTCAATATTCCTGGAAATTTCTTAAATGACGGTTCTTATTTCATCTCCATGATGGTGGTTCAAGACGAATCTAAACCATTATTCTTTTTTGAAGAAGCTCTTATGTTCGATATTCAAGATTTTAGAGAAGACATAGAATGGGTTGGCAAATGGCCTGGTGCTATTAGACCATTAAATTTGAAATTAAAAACTTGGCAAAAAGAGTTCAATAAGTAGTATTTTGCTTAAAGCCTTTTGTTAATTTTAAGAAACTTCCAAACCCCATTGATTTGAGCATCTTTGTTACCCAAGCTTTTTTACCTCCTAAGGAAGAGTACCAAGCCTACTTAGACAAAATCTATGAGACTAATTGGTTAACGAATAATGGCCCATTACTTCAAGAGCTAGAAGGTAAACTTAAAGAGTATCTTGATTTAGAAAGTTTGATTTATGTATCAAATGGCACCATAGCTCTTCAGCTAGCGATAAAATCACTTGAATTAAGTGGTGAAATTATTACCACACCATACTCTTACTGTGCTACCACCACTTCCATTTTATGGGAAAACTGTAAGCCTGTTTTTGTTGATGTCAATTCCAATGATTTCAATATAAATCCAGAATTAATTGAGGCTAAAATAACCGAAAAAACATCGGCAATTTTAGCTACACACGTATATGGAAATCCATGTGATGTTGTAGCTATTGAGAAAATTGCTAAAAAGTATAATTTACCAGTAGTTTATGATGCCGCTCATGGCTTTAATGTTAAACTCAACGGAAAGTCACTTTTATCTTATGGCGATATAGCTACATGTAGTTTCCATGCTACTAAAGTTTTCCATACGGTAGAAGGCGGTTCTATATCTGTCAATGGAAATCCAGAGCTTGCTAAAAAGATATGGTATTACAGAAGTTTTGGTCATGTTAATGACGACTATGTTAGCCTTGGTATCAATGGTAAAAATTCGGAATTTCATGCTGCCATGGGATTGACAAACCTTCCCCATGTTGAAGAAATCATTAGTAAGAGAAAGGCAATTTTCGACATTTATGATGCACAGTTAAATTTTGACCATATTTTCAGACCGTATACAGAGCAAAAGGACTTTGAATACAATTATGCTTACTACCCAGTAGTATTTGAAAGTAAAGAAGTTACGGATGAGATAATAGCTAAGCTTAAAGAAGCTGATGTATTCCCAAGAAGATACTTCTACCCTTCTCTAAATACTTTAGGCTATGTAAATAGCTCAGATAAATGCCCTGTTTCGGAATCGGTTTCTCATCGAGTGCTTTCACTCCCTCTTTTCCCTGGATTGCCTGAAAGTGATGTAATTAGAATTAGTAAGACTATTAACGAAGTACTTCTAAAGAATGGCTAGCAAACCCAACATACTATTTGTAAGTCACGATGCTAATCGTGCTGGTGCTCAGTTGTTTCTTCTTAACATAATGAAGGACTTTAAAGCAGCCGGATATGGAGTTCAGCTGCTTTGTTTGTTAAAATGGGGGCCACTTTTAAGTGATTTTGAGTCCGTTTGTGAAGTAAAAGAATCCCCGAAAAAGTCCAAAAAAAAGTCAAAACTTCTGTCGAAAATTATAAAGATAGATTCTAAGAAAGGCTTCAGTAGTTTTATAAAAGAAACCTACGGTTCGAGGAAAATCGACTTTATATATGCCAATACTATAGCTACGGCATGCTCTGCAACCCAAATAAAAGACGTGCTTCAAGTTCCGCTGATTTCTCATATTCACGAACTGCAATTTTCTCTTGACCTTTATGCAGGAAAATCTGAGAAAGAAAACCTTCTTAAATCATCTGATGGCATTATAGCTTGTTCTCAAGCCGTTAAAGATAATCTAGTAGAAGGTGACTCTACCTTAGCCTCAAAAACTACTGTGATTCATTCTTTTGTAGATAATGAGTCAGTACTGGAACTATTCAAAAACTCTGTTCCAAAAGCAATTAAAGAAGAATTTAATCTTCCACAAGATGCCTTTTTAGCGGGTGCCTGCGGAAATGCAGAATGGAGAAAAGGACTCGATGTATTTATAAATTTAGTCAATGCCATAAAGCAAAATAATTCTAATCAAAAGATTCATTTTGTATGGATTGGACTTAAGCCCGAAGGCAAATATTATGAGCAAATCATGTACGATGTTCGTAAAATGAACATTGCTGATTATGTAACTTTTATTAGCCCTACTCCTAAAGCAGTTGAAATTATAAATGCATTAGATGTATTTGTGGTAAGTAGCAGAGAAGACCCATTTCCACTGGTAATGTTAGAAGCAGCACTTTGTCAAAAGCCAATTTTAGGTTTTAAAAACACTGGTGGTTGTTCCGAATTTGTGAAAGATGAAGCTGGTATTTTAGCGGAATATCTTGATGTAAATGGAATGGCGAAAAACCTTCTTTATTTAGCCAATAATAAAGAGATTAGAGAAGCAAAAGGAAAAAGCGGACATAACTCTATTCTTACAAATTATAGCTTTGAGCACTCTGTGGAAAAGCTTAAGCAATATTTAGATAAGTTTTAGTTTTAAACTCAAACGTTAAATTGCTTAAAGGGTAGATTAACATTTTGCTTTAGCTATAATAGAGATCCTGCAACATTATCCCTCCTTTCTGATTGATTTTGACACCTAGTCAAAATAGCTGAGCTTAACATAGAAGACTATTTTTGATTTGAATCAACCCAAATTAAAAATGAACAAACTTCTTTCTCTTATTCTTTTAACATCCTTTCTATATGGATGTACTGCACAAAAAGATACAATAAACTTAGTACCAACTGAAGCTAGTAATGCCGCCAATTATTGGTGTACATGGTATTGGCAAAACTACCTCATCTTAGAAGGTCAAGACGTAGAAAACCCTGATGCTGCTACTGTTTATACTAATCCAGCGGCAAGGGAGCAGATGAACGAGAAAACGATTTTTGGAGAACAGGGAATGGCGAAAATCATGCTTCCAAAAACTAGAAGTGACTATTATTTCGTGATAGACCATGGTTGGCAAGACACAAGCATCAAAGAAAATACATTTTTCACCTCTATCATGGACACACTTGACTTTCCTATCTATGCTCACCTAGAGCCAAAGGAAAGGATAAAGCAAATGAATGAAGACATAAAAGCTTTAGGCTGGAAAGGGCTTGGCCTTTGGGTGAGAGGTAACCCCTCTGAACCTGAAATGCGACGTATGGTAGAATGGAGTAAATATGCCGGAATAGGATATTGGAAGATAGATGGTGGAGATACAAAGCATTATTTCGCCTCTAGCATAAAGAATAAGATTTATCCAGAGCTTACTTTGGAGCATATTACAGGAGCCGGACCTATTAATCCTAAATGGGATATTCCGGGTTTGACGCTTTACCCTTCCATTTATAATATTGATGAGAAAGTTAGCCAAGAGCTGAATGCTTCACTTGAGAAAAGCACACAAAAAGTAGAGCAATCTTTACAAGCAATTAAAAACACAGATGTATTCAGAACATATGACGCTGCACCACTGCTAGTAAGTACTACCACCATGCAACGAGTTCATGATATTTTAGTTCAGACTGCAGGAAATACAGAATACAAGGCAATGCTCAACATTCAAGATGATTGTAATATTGCAGCAGGTTTAGGTCTGCTTGTTGCTGTAAAAAGGCACCCTATGAACACGCCACGTATGTATAATGGGAAAGACCTACATTTTCAGATTGCTGGCGACCGCCATGTTGACAAGCGTTTGAACGAAATGGATAGATTGGCTCTTTGGCAGCGTATTGCTCCTCCTATGCCAGCAGGGTATGGTACTTATCTATCCTCTGAGAATAATCTTATTGACAGTATCGTTTTTGAAGTGAATCACACTTGGTATAAGCCTACCTATGGCAAAATGGTTAGGCAGAGTGCTCCTGCTATAATGGCAAGAAACATTTCATTACCTGAGGTTAAGTTTTCAGACTTAGCACCTTATGTGATGGCTTCTAAGTTTCCTGATGGACAAGTGGCCATAGCCACCGAAGGTAGAGTTACTCCTACCAATAGCTGGATTGAGCCGAAGGCTGATATTATTTTAAAAGAGATAGAGACAAACAAAGCCGTAGGCATCTTTGGCCATTATGCATCGCTACGCTTAGAATTTGACAAAAAACTACCTAAAGATGTACGGGTGATGGCTCAAGACTTATTAGGAAAAGAAGCTACCAACATTTCAAATCAGATAGAAATAGGTGAGAAAAGCATTACGCTATCAGGTAGTTTAATTGATAAAATTGGCACCATGGCTGCTGACTCAGGAGATATATCTGCTCCAGGGATGGTTCTAAAGGTTATTACTGAGTAATAAAAAGACAATCCGTGATGTAAATAATTCTACATCACGGATTTTAAGCACAAAACAAGTTCTCCTATACCTTTTCTTCTTCCATAAAAAAGTCACTTTCTTCTTTAGTTAAAAGCCTAGACTTGATAATAAACCTTACTCCAAGTGGAATTTCCAACGAAAAACTTGAGCCTCTTCCTTCCGTCACGTCTAAGGTAAGATGGGTGTGTTTCCAATACTCATATTGGTCACGAGCCATATAAAAAGGGCAACCCGCTACTTCTCCCAATTGAATATCGGTTTCATTAATATAGAAGTCTCCAAGCGGATAGCACATTGGAGCAGAACCATCACAGCATCCTCCACTTTGGTGAAAAATCAAATCACCATACTGCTCTCTTAATTTTGAAATAAGTTTGATTGCTTTGTCGGTTGCTATTACTCTTTTTGATTCCATATTAAATAAGATTAAACTGAAGTAAGGAGACTCAAATGAGCCTCCTTATTGCTAATTTCTTAAAAGAAACCCATCTTCTTTTTGTCGTAAGAAATCAACATATTTTTAGCTTGTCTGTAGTGTCCTAACATCATTTTATGGTTTTCTCTACCAATACCAGACTTTTTATACCCACCAAATGGAGCATGAGCTGGATAATTATGGTAGCAGTTTACCCACACGCGGCCTGCTTCTATAGCCCTAGACACTTTATAAGCTTCATGCGTATCTCTGGTCCAAACGCCAGCACCTAAACCATATAATGTATCATTAGCAATTTCTATAGCCTCCGCCTCATCTTTAAAAGTGGTAAGGCAAACCACAGGTCCAAATATTTCTTCTTGGAATATTCTCATCTTGTTATTCCCTTTGAAAACCGTAGGTTTGATATAGTAGCCTTCAGCCAAACCATCTATAGTAGCTGCGGCTCCGCCTGTCAAAAGCTCTGCTCCCTCCTCTTTTCCTATTTCTATATAGTTTAAGATTTTCTCATACTGGTCTTTTGACACTTGTGCACCCATCATGGTTTCAGCATCTAACGGATGTCCTAATTTAATGGCCTCCACACGCTCTATAAACCTTTCAATAAAGGCATCAGCAATAGATTCGTCTACCAGAATTCTGGAAGGACAGGTACATACTTCGCCTTGATTAAGAGCAAAAAGTGTAGCTCCTTCTAAACACTTATCAAAGAAATCATCATCCGCTTCCATGATGCTTTTGAAAAACACATTTGGAGACTTCCCTCCTAGCTCCAGCGTTACTGGAATAATATTCTTCGAAGCATATTGCATAATTAACTGCCCTGTAGTAGTCTCACCAGTAAAAGCAATTTTATTGATTCTAGAGCTTGATGCTAAAGGTTTTCCCGCCTCTAAACCAAAACCATTAATTACATTTAAAACACCAGATGGAAGAATATCTTTTATCAAATCCATCAATACCATGATTCCTACCGGTGTTTGCTCCGCTGGTTTCAAAACCACACAGTTACCTGCTGCTAAAGCTGGTGCAAGCTTCCATGTAGCCATAAGTAATGGGAAGTTCCAAGGGATAATTTGACCAACTACACCTAATGGCTCATTTATAATAAGCGAAAGTGTATTAGCATCTAACTCAGACGCTGAACCTTCTTCTGCTCTAATTACTCCT
This sequence is a window from Arcticibacterium luteifluviistationis. Protein-coding genes within it:
- a CDS encoding glycosyltransferase family 4 protein; the protein is MASKPNILFVSHDANRAGAQLFLLNIMKDFKAAGYGVQLLCLLKWGPLLSDFESVCEVKESPKKSKKKSKLLSKIIKIDSKKGFSSFIKETYGSRKIDFIYANTIATACSATQIKDVLQVPLISHIHELQFSLDLYAGKSEKENLLKSSDGIIACSQAVKDNLVEGDSTLASKTTVIHSFVDNESVLELFKNSVPKAIKEEFNLPQDAFLAGACGNAEWRKGLDVFINLVNAIKQNNSNQKIHFVWIGLKPEGKYYEQIMYDVRKMNIADYVTFISPTPKAVEIINALDVFVVSSREDPFPLVMLEAALCQKPILGFKNTGGCSEFVKDEAGILAEYLDVNGMAKNLLYLANNKEIREAKGKSGHNSILTNYSFEHSVEKLKQYLDKF
- a CDS encoding DUF779 domain-containing protein, which codes for MESKRVIATDKAIKLISKLREQYGDLIFHQSGGCCDGSAPMCYPLGDFYINETDIQLGEVAGCPFYMARDQYEYWKHTHLTLDVTEGRGSSFSLEIPLGVRFIIKSRLLTKEESDFFMEEEKV
- a CDS encoding aldehyde dehydrogenase family protein — its product is MSDVQMISKTLASKPKFKEQYDNFIGGKWVAPLKGQYFSANSPVDGKDFTKVARSTEEDVNLAIDAAWAAAPQWNNSSATERSNMLLKIADVIEANLDLLARVETWDNGKAIRETRAADMPLAVDHFRYFAGVIRAEEGSASELDANTLSLIINEPLGVVGQIIPWNFPLLMATWKLAPALAAGNCVVLKPAEQTPVGIMVLMDLIKDILPSGVLNVINGFGLEAGKPLASSSRINKIAFTGETTTGQLIMQYASKNIIPVTLELGGKSPNVFFKSIMEADDDFFDKCLEGATLFALNQGEVCTCPSRILVDESIADAFIERFIERVEAIKLGHPLDAETMMGAQVSKDQYEKILNYIEIGKEEGAELLTGGAAATIDGLAEGYYIKPTVFKGNNKMRIFQEEIFGPVVCLTTFKDEAEAIEIANDTLYGLGAGVWTRDTHEAYKVSRAIEAGRVWVNCYHNYPAHAPFGGYKKSGIGRENHKMMLGHYRQAKNMLISYDKKKMGFF